In Synechococcus sp. KORDI-52, one genomic interval encodes:
- a CDS encoding DUF2079 domain-containing protein: MTSSPSADSRPSRPQVCPPLLLVLAAGLGLLFWGVAAVRHGLLQSNAYDLGLFDQWAWLIGSGAAPISSMEQVHVLADHGAWMLYLAGGAYRILPSLQWLLASQALALSCTALPIWWVAQQAGLGSRQCWLACGLWWLQPVVFNAALFDFHPETWVMPAFAFAVWAEREGRPRLWFGLLLLMLGCRDGLVLITAGMAIDLAWRRRWRWSLAAGGLSASWLLLLSRWLYPLLRNGDGPKAAARMFSHLNGDPLTIVSGLDWGGGAEYLLLLCLPSIALWRRNSLTTLLIGLPLVLVNLLSSSASYRTLVHHYSLPLAVVAVVACIDGLQGRPQPQRGFPWMLCWAMACWLALAKPWFFSGPYLTRVPQLQGVNEAQALIQPQDAVLTTSYLVPQLSQRTSIGFPKKKVSPLPKAGPWNVLLLNPTDPGWGSSRKVQERLLTQARDMNWSCRSWPSGLELCRAPAAAKQQRRLGTAPSDSRPTP, from the coding sequence ATGACCTCCAGCCCCAGCGCTGATTCCCGGCCATCGCGCCCGCAGGTCTGTCCCCCGCTGTTGCTGGTGCTGGCCGCAGGGCTGGGCCTGCTGTTCTGGGGCGTCGCAGCGGTACGCCATGGGCTGCTACAGAGCAATGCCTACGACCTGGGGCTGTTCGATCAGTGGGCCTGGCTGATCGGATCGGGAGCGGCACCGATCTCCTCGATGGAGCAGGTGCATGTGCTGGCCGACCACGGAGCCTGGATGCTCTATCTGGCGGGCGGGGCCTATCGGATCCTGCCCAGCCTGCAGTGGCTCCTGGCCAGTCAGGCCCTGGCCCTGAGCTGCACCGCGCTGCCGATCTGGTGGGTGGCGCAGCAGGCGGGATTGGGATCACGGCAGTGCTGGCTGGCCTGCGGCCTCTGGTGGCTGCAGCCGGTGGTGTTCAACGCCGCTCTGTTTGATTTCCACCCCGAAACCTGGGTGATGCCGGCCTTCGCTTTCGCGGTCTGGGCCGAGCGAGAAGGCCGACCACGGCTCTGGTTTGGCTTGCTGCTGCTGATGCTGGGCTGCCGCGATGGCCTGGTGCTGATCACAGCAGGCATGGCCATCGATCTTGCCTGGCGCCGGCGTTGGCGGTGGAGCCTGGCGGCGGGGGGCCTCAGCGCCAGCTGGCTGCTCTTGCTCAGCCGTTGGCTTTATCCACTGCTTCGAAATGGGGACGGCCCGAAGGCCGCAGCGCGGATGTTCAGCCACTTGAACGGTGATCCGCTAACCATTGTCAGTGGCCTGGATTGGGGCGGCGGTGCGGAATATCTGCTGCTGCTTTGTCTGCCCAGCATCGCCCTTTGGCGGCGGAACTCCCTCACCACATTGTTGATCGGGCTGCCGTTGGTGCTGGTGAATCTGCTCTCTTCATCCGCCAGCTACCGCACCCTGGTGCATCACTACAGCCTGCCCCTGGCGGTGGTGGCCGTGGTGGCCTGCATCGATGGCCTGCAGGGGCGACCCCAACCCCAGCGGGGCTTTCCCTGGATGCTGTGCTGGGCCATGGCCTGCTGGCTGGCGCTGGCCAAGCCCTGGTTCTTCTCCGGGCCCTACCTGACCCGAGTGCCCCAGCTGCAAGGGGTCAATGAGGCCCAGGCTCTGATCCAACCGCAGGACGCCGTGCTCACCACCAGTTACCTGGTGCCTCAGCTCAGCCAGCGCACCAGCATCGGCTTCCCCAAGAAAAAAGTGAGTCCATTGCCCAAGGCTGGCCCCTGGAACGTGCTGCTGCTCAATCCCACTGACCCGGGCTGGGGATCAAGCCGCAAGGTGCAGGAACGATTGCTCACTCAAGCCAGGGACATGAATTGGAGCTGCCGGAGCTGGCCATCGGGCCTGGAGCTGTGTCGGGCACCTGCCGCTGCAAAACAACAGCGCCGCCTTGGCACTGCACCAAGCGATAGTCGCCCGACGCCTTGA
- a CDS encoding glycosyltransferase family 39 protein, with product MRPHPALSGTAPKPIWLPIGLGSLLRMVQIWMPVLGVHSWRQADTAAMARHFSQAGTPIWLPQIDWGGASAGFVESEFPLYPFLVSRLYGLMGVQEWLGRGCSVLFSALTIWLVMRLGRRWFNPEAGWWAGLAFAIAPLGVYFGRAFQGEALLLLCAAGALESLSLWRERRLPWTLALSWLCFTSAGLIKVIPLLWLGLPLLMVQLTSNPEDQAAPLQTLPWRMFRLLGRPGFWIYVGSSLMAIAGWYWHAHQLGQASGLSFGFWGSGADRSSLSLLLDLNGWINLLLRVSLRLLAVVGVPFLLIGLGASWRSGGGQITISGLVGVLLCTIATMRSSTIHEYYQLPLLLFSSPLIGLGWQSWRQRRPRWQPRLLLGLALLVSLTVLSVDYWAVEHRQREAWLPLALTIRRDLPSDAKIVSVTSTDPTLLNLARRQGWLISSKQLTPERLQRWKRAGASHLAGSFVWDKTYRPMPEQRQQLLREMVKASPRAWVDPSSQTYLIPIDDLQPQR from the coding sequence ATGCGGCCTCATCCCGCTTTGTCTGGAACAGCCCCTAAGCCGATCTGGCTGCCCATCGGCCTGGGAAGCCTGCTGCGGATGGTGCAGATCTGGATGCCGGTGCTCGGTGTTCACAGCTGGCGGCAGGCCGACACCGCGGCCATGGCAAGGCATTTCAGCCAGGCGGGCACACCGATCTGGCTGCCGCAGATCGACTGGGGCGGTGCGAGTGCCGGCTTCGTGGAGTCGGAATTTCCCCTGTACCCGTTTCTGGTGAGCCGCCTGTACGGCCTGATGGGCGTGCAGGAATGGCTGGGCCGCGGTTGTTCGGTGCTCTTCAGCGCACTGACCATCTGGCTGGTGATGCGCCTGGGGCGGCGTTGGTTCAACCCCGAAGCCGGTTGGTGGGCGGGCCTGGCCTTTGCCATTGCACCCTTGGGGGTGTATTTCGGGCGCGCCTTTCAGGGCGAAGCCCTATTGCTGCTCTGTGCCGCAGGCGCGCTGGAGAGCCTGAGCCTCTGGCGTGAGCGACGCTTGCCCTGGACCCTGGCTCTGAGCTGGCTGTGCTTCACCAGCGCTGGCCTGATCAAGGTGATTCCGCTGCTCTGGCTGGGGCTGCCCCTACTGATGGTGCAACTCACCTCCAACCCTGAAGACCAGGCCGCGCCCCTCCAGACCCTGCCCTGGCGCATGTTTCGTCTGCTGGGGCGTCCGGGCTTCTGGATCTACGTGGGCAGCAGCCTGATGGCGATCGCCGGCTGGTACTGGCATGCCCATCAACTGGGACAGGCCAGTGGACTGAGCTTCGGCTTCTGGGGCTCGGGAGCCGATCGCAGCAGCCTCAGTCTTCTGCTGGACCTCAACGGCTGGATCAACCTGCTGCTGCGGGTAAGCCTGCGGCTCCTGGCTGTGGTGGGGGTCCCGTTCCTGCTGATCGGACTCGGGGCGAGCTGGCGCAGCGGCGGCGGGCAGATCACCATCAGCGGATTGGTGGGTGTGCTGCTCTGCACGATCGCCACCATGCGCTCGAGCACGATTCACGAGTATTACCAGCTGCCGTTGCTGCTGTTCAGCTCCCCACTGATCGGTTTGGGCTGGCAGAGCTGGCGTCAGCGGCGGCCCCGCTGGCAGCCTCGGCTGTTGCTCGGCCTTGCCCTACTGGTGAGCCTCACGGTGCTGTCGGTGGATTACTGGGCGGTGGAGCATCGGCAACGAGAAGCCTGGCTGCCGTTGGCCCTCACCATCCGGAGGGATCTGCCCAGCGACGCGAAGATTGTGAGCGTCACAAGCACCGATCCCACCCTGCTCAACCTGGCCCGCCGTCAGGGCTGGCTGATCTCCAGCAAACAACTGACGCCGGAGCGACTGCAGCGCTGGAAACGGGCTGGAGCCAGCCATCTGGCCGGCAGCTTCGTGTGGGACAAGACCTACCGGCCGATGCCGGAACAACGGCAACAACTCCTGCGGGAGATGGTGAAGGCCAGCCCCCGTGCCTGGGTGGACCCAAGCAGCCAGACCTACCTGATTCCGATCGATGACCTCCAGCCCCAGCGCTGA
- a CDS encoding glycosyltransferase family 2 protein yields MSSTEGREGPTSHSGLSIVLPTFNEGGSIRQVIGSLLRLGTNHPLEILVVDDDSRDGTPDLVRSLARQDPRIRIIQRVGRSGLASAIKEGLIAALYPTAVVMDSDGQHEPASVGEAVQLLERERLDLVAGSRFLDRSEIRGLSDRRTDGSTLANRLARWSLPRSYKHLTDCMSGFIVLRLNRCLPLVRQVDVNGFKFLYELLAISHGRLQVGEIPLSFQPRLHGSSKLDLAVLWDFVVSLIHTATLRLLPRRAISFGLVGASGVVVQLLSTALLMDLFNLAFQQALPVAVITAASSNYLVNNALTFRDRRQSGRQLIRGLLKFLLVASLPALANVGLATSFYTLIQAHALWAQLAGIVVVYVWNYAASSRFVWNSP; encoded by the coding sequence GTGTCGTCCACCGAGGGCCGTGAAGGACCGACAAGCCACAGCGGCCTGTCCATCGTGCTGCCCACCTTCAACGAAGGCGGCTCCATCCGTCAGGTGATCGGATCCCTGCTGCGCCTGGGCACGAATCACCCGCTCGAAATCCTGGTCGTTGATGACGATTCCCGGGATGGCACCCCTGATCTGGTGCGATCTTTAGCCCGCCAGGACCCCAGGATCCGGATCATTCAACGGGTGGGACGCTCTGGACTGGCCAGCGCCATCAAGGAAGGTCTGATTGCAGCCCTGTATCCCACCGCCGTGGTGATGGACAGCGATGGCCAGCACGAGCCTGCCTCCGTTGGAGAGGCCGTGCAACTCCTGGAGCGCGAACGACTGGACCTGGTGGCGGGGAGTCGCTTCCTCGACCGCTCCGAAATCCGAGGCCTCAGCGATCGACGCACTGATGGTTCCACCCTCGCCAACCGTCTGGCCCGTTGGAGTTTGCCAAGGTCCTACAAGCACCTGACCGATTGCATGAGCGGCTTCATCGTGCTGCGTCTCAACCGCTGCCTGCCGCTGGTGCGTCAGGTGGACGTGAACGGTTTCAAATTCCTCTACGAGCTCCTGGCCATCAGCCACGGCCGCCTGCAGGTGGGAGAAATTCCGCTGAGCTTCCAGCCACGGCTGCATGGCAGCTCCAAGCTCGATCTCGCCGTCCTCTGGGACTTCGTGGTGTCCCTGATTCACACCGCAACCCTGCGGTTGCTGCCGCGGCGGGCCATCAGCTTCGGGCTTGTGGGCGCCTCGGGCGTGGTGGTTCAACTGCTTTCCACCGCACTGCTGATGGACCTGTTCAACCTGGCGTTTCAGCAGGCGCTTCCGGTGGCCGTGATCACAGCCGCAAGCTCGAACTATCTGGTGAACAACGCCCTCACCTTCCGCGACCGGCGCCAGAGCGGACGGCAGTTGATCCGGGGGCTGCTGAAGTTTCTGCTGGTGGCCTCGCTACCGGCCCTTGCCAACGTTGGCCTGGCTACCAGTTTCTACACCCTGATCCAGGCCCATGCGCTCTGGGCCCAACTCGCGGGCATTGTTGTCGTCTACGTCTGGAACTATGCGGCCTCATCCCGCTTTGTCTGGAACAGCCCCTAA
- a CDS encoding glycosyltransferase family 39 protein, translated as MRSGSAPDAAPWNAWIGLGLAAAGLALIGLGDLPLRDFDEATVARVAFELRHGLGDAPLLPTLWDKPYLNKAPGLHSLIALVIGATTRPEQLPAEWSIRLAPALLSCLVVPLGGWLQWTLRPGDRSSAIATSVILLTLLPVARHGRLAMLDGTQLTTMALFWLALLQLNRSRCSGLWGAVAGLMASAMLLLKAPLLVPAGAAAGLALAWGREWRTWNNRTTAGCGMLLGLAPGVGWHLWHAHIRGSEALWLWGGDGAGRVLLDAGEGSDLGWRVPMIEVLEGGWPWLPLIPFALIWAWRWRQSRWGRWSLACLLTLAGAILPLRTQLPWYSHPLWLPLALICAPLLAWLVERPLSSKRAPESPNPPCRWLLLRLPIFWCGLGLLLLLLGLASFSSIGSSLVPYRGLAVVLGLGWCGGGWWLRSAVPQRRRLGVISLSCGNLAALALLFHSPLWLWELNETWPVQPVAALARNNPGAALTLKGYDERPSLNWYAKQRIPRFKGGPGRRLSDKPQENCSIKSKAGRWTLADCR; from the coding sequence ATGCGCTCCGGCTCCGCTCCTGACGCAGCCCCCTGGAACGCATGGATTGGGCTCGGCTTGGCCGCCGCCGGCCTGGCCCTGATCGGGCTCGGTGATCTTCCTCTGCGGGACTTCGATGAAGCCACCGTGGCCAGAGTGGCCTTCGAACTTCGCCACGGGCTCGGGGACGCCCCGTTGCTGCCCACCCTCTGGGACAAGCCGTACCTCAACAAGGCGCCGGGCTTGCACAGCCTGATCGCCCTTGTGATCGGCGCAACCACGCGGCCCGAACAGCTCCCTGCGGAGTGGAGCATCCGCCTTGCACCGGCGCTGCTGTCATGCCTGGTCGTCCCCTTAGGGGGTTGGCTGCAATGGACGCTGCGGCCAGGGGATCGCTCCAGCGCCATCGCCACCAGTGTGATCCTGCTGACGCTGCTGCCGGTGGCCCGGCACGGGCGTCTGGCAATGCTGGATGGCACCCAGCTGACGACCATGGCTCTGTTCTGGCTGGCCTTGCTGCAGTTGAACCGCAGCCGCTGCAGCGGCCTCTGGGGAGCCGTCGCCGGCCTGATGGCCAGCGCCATGCTGCTGCTCAAGGCCCCTCTGCTGGTGCCGGCGGGGGCCGCCGCCGGACTGGCGCTGGCCTGGGGCCGGGAATGGAGAACCTGGAACAACCGCACCACGGCTGGCTGCGGGATGCTGCTGGGCCTGGCACCGGGAGTCGGCTGGCATCTCTGGCATGCCCACATCCGGGGGAGCGAAGCGCTCTGGCTATGGGGTGGAGATGGCGCCGGGCGGGTTCTTCTGGATGCCGGCGAAGGCAGTGACCTGGGCTGGCGGGTCCCCATGATCGAAGTGCTGGAGGGGGGCTGGCCCTGGCTGCCGCTGATCCCCTTCGCCCTGATCTGGGCCTGGCGATGGCGTCAGAGCCGTTGGGGCCGCTGGTCCCTGGCCTGCCTGCTCACCCTGGCCGGGGCCATTCTTCCGCTGCGCACCCAACTCCCCTGGTACAGCCACCCGCTCTGGCTGCCGTTGGCCCTGATTTGCGCTCCGCTGCTCGCTTGGCTGGTGGAGCGACCCTTGTCTTCCAAACGTGCACCGGAGAGCCCCAATCCCCCCTGCCGCTGGCTGCTGTTGCGGCTTCCGATTTTCTGGTGCGGGCTCGGACTGCTGCTCCTGCTGCTGGGGCTGGCCAGCTTCAGCAGCATCGGCAGCAGCCTTGTGCCCTATCGCGGCCTGGCGGTTGTGCTGGGCCTCGGCTGGTGTGGCGGTGGATGGTGGCTGCGCTCCGCCGTACCGCAGCGGCGACGCCTCGGGGTGATCAGCCTCAGCTGCGGCAATTTGGCAGCACTGGCCCTGTTGTTTCACTCGCCCCTGTGGCTGTGGGAACTCAACGAAACCTGGCCCGTGCAACCAGTAGCAGCCCTGGCCAGAAACAACCCGGGAGCTGCGTTGACACTTAAGGGTTACGACGAACGTCCCAGCCTGAACTGGTACGCCAAACAACGCATCCCACGGTTCAAAGGGGGCCCAGGGCGGCGTCTCAGCGACAAACCCCAGGAGAACTGCAGTATCAAAAGCAAAGCTGGGCGATGGACCCTGGCCGACTGTCGGTAG
- a CDS encoding iron uptake porin, whose translation MKLFQQLLVAPAALGLLATGANAAELNINGVSEYASADQVTSVTQFSDVYPTDWAYQALANLVEQYGCVAGYPNGTFRGNRAMTRYEAAALLNACLDRITEVTDELRRLLKEFETELAILKGRVDGLEARVGELEATQFSTTTKLKGATQWVLGAAAFDGKRSGFLTRTSGGTSFSYNLKLDLDTSFTGKDLLKTRLRSGNMANVYGGDGLFAQEYGFDSDKAVVINRLYYSFPIGDSFTVVGGPVVRMDDMLPVWPSAYPSDMTYDFFTYAGAPGVYNLALGGGAGIYWKSENGFSISTSYLSTDAELSDPNFGGIGTDGSGDSATTQIAYAADNWGIAGGFTYASGNEGGGSLYIGNANLGAADLSQSGTTYSYGLSAWWMPEESGWMPSISAGWGLSDIPDPAIKNIKSATTQSWYVGLEWDDVFLEGNSLGIATGQPTFITDIDTKGKTGGFYKTGGGWAWELFYKFQVTDNITVTPALTYLTQPFANSTRLRGIDAVSGLVKTTFKF comes from the coding sequence ATGAAGCTTTTCCAGCAACTGCTGGTGGCTCCTGCCGCCCTTGGCCTTCTGGCCACCGGCGCCAATGCCGCCGAGCTGAACATCAACGGTGTTTCTGAGTACGCATCGGCTGACCAAGTCACCAGCGTCACCCAGTTCTCCGACGTCTACCCCACCGACTGGGCCTATCAGGCTCTGGCCAACCTGGTGGAGCAGTACGGCTGCGTGGCCGGCTACCCCAACGGCACCTTCCGTGGCAACCGGGCGATGACCCGCTACGAAGCGGCTGCCCTGCTGAACGCTTGCCTCGACCGGATCACCGAAGTGACCGACGAGCTGCGTCGCCTGCTCAAGGAATTCGAAACCGAGCTGGCCATCCTCAAGGGTCGCGTTGACGGCCTCGAGGCCCGCGTCGGCGAACTGGAAGCCACCCAGTTCTCCACCACCACCAAGCTCAAGGGTGCAACCCAGTGGGTTCTCGGTGCTGCTGCCTTCGACGGCAAGCGCAGTGGTTTTCTCACGAGAACTTCTGGCGGTACTTCCTTCAGCTACAACCTGAAGCTGGACCTCGACACCTCCTTCACCGGTAAGGATCTGCTGAAGACGCGTCTGCGTTCCGGCAACATGGCCAACGTCTATGGCGGCGACGGCCTCTTTGCTCAGGAGTACGGCTTCGACTCCGACAAGGCTGTAGTCATCAACCGTCTGTACTACAGCTTCCCCATCGGCGACTCGTTCACCGTTGTGGGTGGTCCCGTCGTTCGTATGGACGACATGCTGCCGGTGTGGCCCAGCGCCTATCCGTCTGACATGACGTACGACTTCTTCACCTATGCCGGCGCACCTGGTGTTTACAACCTGGCCCTCGGCGGCGGTGCTGGTATCTACTGGAAGTCTGAAAACGGTTTCAGCATTTCCACCAGCTACCTGTCCACAGATGCTGAGCTGAGTGACCCCAACTTCGGTGGCATCGGCACCGATGGCTCCGGTGACAGCGCAACCACCCAGATCGCCTATGCGGCTGACAACTGGGGAATCGCTGGTGGTTTCACCTATGCCTCCGGTAACGAAGGTGGTGGTTCTCTGTACATCGGCAACGCCAACCTTGGTGCTGCAGACCTGTCCCAGAGCGGTACCACTTACAGCTACGGCCTGAGCGCCTGGTGGATGCCTGAGGAGTCCGGTTGGATGCCTTCCATCTCCGCTGGTTGGGGCCTTTCTGACATTCCTGATCCCGCGATCAAGAACATCAAGAGTGCTACCACCCAGTCCTGGTACGTGGGTCTTGAGTGGGACGACGTCTTCCTCGAAGGCAACTCCCTGGGCATTGCCACAGGTCAGCCCACCTTCATCACCGACATCGACACCAAAGGCAAGACCGGCGGTTTCTACAAGACCGGTGGTGGCTGGGCCTGGGAACTCTTCTACAAGTTCCAGGTCACCGACAACATCACTGTCACCCCTGCTCTGACCTACCTCACCCAGCCTTTTGCCAACAGCACCAGGCTGCGCGGTATCGATGCAGTCAGCGGTCTCGTCAAGACCACTTTCAAGTTCTGA
- a CDS encoding iron uptake porin, producing MKLFQHLLVAPAALGLMASGANAAELNINGISEYASADQVTSVTQFSDVYPTDWAYQALANLVEQYGCVAGYPNGTFRGNRAMTRYEAAALLNACLDRITEVTDELRRLLKEFETELAILKGRVDGLEARVGELEATQFSTTTKLSAKTVWVTGGTQAIGDNYRTGGAKRARSAYNAEYGAFSFSYDLRLGLKTSFSGKDLLYTRLRAGNQGDTSVWDGNGVSLNKLDTAAPGGNIVEVDRLYYRFPLGDSFIIQAGPLTRNTEMMGYKATAYAKGGTKVLDFFGGSLGTPGVWNKETGGGFGAIYTNKKQVEKGNPYFTVAANYVADSGEANDSNPNTGGFMTDNSEGNITTQIAYGNKQWGLAAGYRYGQCGAKFRTGTEFAVDDKFGTPCTVANNKRTDADSHSWSAHAFWRPEESGWMPSISAGVGASYLNGNKAWENNTTKRAMASWMVGLTWNDVFLEGNALGYAVGQPQFVYEVDNNKGDFVADGGYAMELWYSFQVTDNIQITPAVYWLSRPFGDNTQNVNGNYKSLGVFGGLVQTTFKF from the coding sequence ATGAAGCTTTTCCAGCACCTGCTGGTGGCTCCTGCCGCCCTTGGCTTGATGGCCAGTGGCGCCAATGCCGCCGAGCTGAACATCAACGGCATTTCTGAGTACGCATCGGCTGACCAGGTCACCAGCGTCACCCAGTTCTCCGACGTCTACCCCACCGACTGGGCCTATCAGGCTCTGGCCAACCTGGTGGAGCAGTACGGCTGCGTTGCCGGCTATCCCAACGGCACCTTCCGTGGCAACCGGGCGATGACCCGCTACGAAGCGGCTGCCCTGCTGAACGCCTGCCTCGACCGGATCACTGAAGTGACCGACGAGCTGCGTCGTCTGCTCAAGGAATTCGAAACCGAGCTGGCCATCCTCAAGGGTCGCGTTGACGGCCTCGAGGCCCGCGTCGGTGAACTGGAAGCCACCCAGTTCTCCACCACCACCAAACTCAGCGCCAAAACCGTTTGGGTGACAGGTGGCACCCAGGCGATTGGTGATAACTACAGGACCGGTGGAGCGAAGCGTGCCCGTTCTGCGTATAACGCTGAGTACGGTGCTTTTTCCTTCAGTTACGACCTCCGTTTAGGCCTGAAGACCTCCTTCAGCGGAAAGGATCTGCTTTACACCCGTCTGCGCGCCGGTAACCAAGGCGATACCAGCGTCTGGGATGGCAATGGCGTGAGTCTGAACAAGCTCGATACGGCAGCCCCGGGCGGCAACATCGTCGAGGTTGATCGGCTCTATTACCGTTTCCCACTCGGCGACAGCTTCATCATCCAGGCCGGTCCTTTGACCCGGAACACCGAGATGATGGGCTACAAAGCCACGGCGTATGCCAAGGGCGGCACCAAAGTTCTTGATTTCTTCGGTGGTTCCTTGGGAACACCCGGCGTGTGGAACAAGGAAACCGGCGGCGGTTTCGGTGCGATCTATACCAACAAAAAGCAGGTTGAGAAGGGCAACCCCTACTTCACCGTTGCTGCCAACTACGTGGCTGATTCCGGTGAGGCGAACGACAGCAACCCCAACACGGGTGGCTTCATGACGGATAACTCGGAAGGCAACATCACCACCCAGATTGCCTATGGCAACAAGCAGTGGGGCTTGGCCGCCGGTTACCGCTACGGCCAGTGTGGTGCCAAGTTCCGCACCGGCACGGAGTTCGCCGTTGATGACAAGTTCGGTACGCCGTGCACCGTCGCCAACAACAAGCGCACCGACGCTGACAGCCACAGCTGGTCTGCGCACGCCTTCTGGCGTCCTGAGGAGTCCGGTTGGATGCCGTCGATCAGCGCGGGTGTCGGTGCGTCGTACCTCAACGGCAACAAAGCGTGGGAGAACAACACCACCAAGCGGGCGATGGCCAGCTGGATGGTGGGTCTCACCTGGAACGATGTGTTCCTGGAAGGGAATGCTCTGGGCTACGCGGTGGGTCAACCCCAGTTCGTCTATGAGGTCGACAACAACAAAGGCGACTTCGTTGCTGATGGGGGTTACGCCATGGAGCTCTGGTACAGCTTCCAGGTCACTGACAACATCCAGATCACCCCTGCGGTGTACTGGCTGAGCCGACCCTTTGGTGACAACACCCAGAATGTCAATGGCAACTACAAGTCTCTCGGCGTCTTTGGCGGCCTGGTTCAGACCACCTTCAAGTTCTGA
- the cysK gene encoding cysteine synthase A, protein MGIAPDITALIGGTPLVRLNRLPQACGCQAEILAKLESFNPSASVKDRIASAMVLEAEQAGTIVPGRTVLVEPTSGNTGIALAMVAAARGYRLILTMPDTMSTERRAMLRAYGAELQLTDGAQGMKGAIALAQELVAEISNAYLLQQFDNPANPAVHERTTAEEIWRDTEGQIDAFVAGVGTGGTITGCARLLKERQPQLQVIAVEPEASAVLSGQPPGAHRIQGIGAGFVPAVLDLERIDAIRTVSDEEAMQVGRRLAREEGLLCGISSGAAMAAALRVGQNPAMAGKRLVVMLASYGERYLSTPMFSAASQLPARRDGQL, encoded by the coding sequence ATGGGCATCGCTCCGGACATCACAGCTTTGATCGGCGGGACGCCTCTGGTGCGCTTGAACCGTCTGCCCCAGGCCTGCGGTTGTCAGGCCGAGATCCTGGCCAAATTGGAGAGCTTCAATCCATCCGCCTCGGTCAAAGACCGCATTGCCAGCGCCATGGTGCTCGAGGCGGAGCAGGCCGGCACGATCGTTCCCGGCCGGACGGTGCTTGTTGAACCCACCAGCGGCAATACCGGAATCGCCCTGGCCATGGTGGCGGCGGCCCGGGGGTACCGGCTGATTCTCACCATGCCAGACACGATGAGCACCGAGCGTCGGGCCATGCTGCGGGCCTATGGCGCCGAGCTGCAGCTCACCGACGGTGCCCAGGGCATGAAGGGGGCAATTGCCCTCGCCCAGGAGTTGGTCGCGGAGATCTCCAACGCCTATCTGCTTCAGCAGTTCGACAATCCCGCTAATCCAGCCGTGCATGAACGCACCACGGCTGAAGAGATCTGGCGCGACACCGAGGGGCAGATCGACGCTTTTGTGGCCGGGGTGGGCACAGGCGGCACGATCACCGGTTGCGCCCGTCTGCTGAAGGAGCGCCAGCCGCAGCTTCAGGTGATTGCCGTGGAGCCGGAGGCCAGTGCTGTTCTATCCGGCCAGCCCCCAGGGGCCCATCGCATCCAGGGCATCGGGGCGGGCTTTGTGCCTGCGGTGCTGGATCTGGAGCGGATTGATGCGATCCGCACGGTGAGCGATGAGGAGGCGATGCAGGTGGGACGGCGGCTGGCCAGGGAGGAAGGTCTGCTCTGCGGCATCAGCAGTGGTGCTGCCATGGCAGCGGCTCTGCGCGTTGGCCAGAACCCCGCCATGGCAGGCAAACGGCTGGTGGTGATGCTGGCTAGTTATGGCGAGCGATACCTCTCCACCCCAATGTTCAGCGCCGCGTCCCAGCTTCCTGCCCGGAGGGATGGCCAGCTGTGA
- a CDS encoding J domain-containing protein — MSDPYAVLGVSSTASNDEIKAAYRQLVKQHHPDAGGDDQQMLALNAAWEVLGDAERRRAFDRTRPQPGRAASPSDLRRASRAHDRAVAADDALVEWLRRVYAPIDRMLGEVINPFPKQLKALSADPYDDELMEAFCSYLEASGRRMERVKQLFQSLPTPASARGFGLSLYHCLSEVEDALAELERYTMGYVDGYLHDGREMLREAKQRRKRLQDERRRLEIV, encoded by the coding sequence GTGAGCGACCCCTATGCCGTGCTTGGAGTCAGCAGCACCGCCAGTAACGACGAGATCAAGGCGGCCTATCGCCAGCTGGTGAAGCAGCACCATCCTGATGCCGGCGGAGACGATCAGCAGATGCTGGCCCTCAATGCCGCCTGGGAAGTGCTGGGTGATGCCGAACGGCGTCGAGCCTTTGATCGCACGCGCCCCCAGCCGGGCCGTGCCGCATCACCGTCAGATCTCCGCCGCGCCAGCCGCGCCCATGACCGTGCTGTGGCGGCGGATGATGCTCTGGTGGAGTGGCTGCGGCGGGTCTATGCCCCGATCGACCGCATGCTCGGTGAGGTGATCAATCCCTTCCCCAAGCAACTCAAAGCCCTGTCGGCTGATCCCTACGACGACGAGCTGATGGAGGCGTTCTGCAGCTATCTCGAGGCGAGCGGACGCCGAATGGAACGGGTCAAGCAACTGTTCCAGTCGTTGCCCACGCCGGCCTCGGCCCGTGGCTTCGGTCTGAGCCTCTATCACTGCCTTTCTGAGGTGGAGGACGCTCTCGCGGAGCTGGAGCGCTACACCATGGGCTACGTGGACGGCTATCTCCACGATGGTCGTGAGATGCTGCGGGAGGCCAAGCAGCGACGCAAGCGGCTCCAGGATGAACGGCGTCGGTTGGAGATCGTGTGA